The Silene latifolia isolate original U9 population chromosome X, ASM4854445v1, whole genome shotgun sequence genome contains the following window.
GAAGAGACCCCTCCGCATACATGATTCACCATGATGAGTTGCATATCGCTCTGTCTAAACGTGCCCATTTTCTGGTGCTATTTGAGTGTCCTCTCATCCAAGTATGATCAGGCCCCGAGTAGTCTAAGTTCATCCAATTGTTATCTTCCAACCAAGAATTAAACTTGTGGCATCTTCGTCTCATCGTGTTACCATCACCATTTCTTTCATGGAGATATCTCGTATCATTGAAGTCCCCCATTGCCATCCACGGCTTGTCATGAGAGCGAGCAAATGCTTCCAAATCCCTCCACAGCTCCTCTTTCTTTACACTATCTGGCTGCGCATAAATAGCAGAGAAATACCACGGTGTTTCTCCTCTTCTACTAATTTCTACTGTGATGTGTTGGGGGTGGTGGATAATAGGAGTGACAGTAACTAATTCAGCGCGCCAAAACAACCAAATACCACCACTAAATCCCTCAGCTTCGACTCTAGTTTTACCACTGAAATTAATACGATCACAAACACGCTGCGCTGTATCTCCACTGATATGTGGTTCAAGCAACGCCAAAACCTGTGGATCATTAACACGAATTAACTCTTTCAACATAGTGAGAACAGCTGGATTTCCAGCACCTTGAACGTTCCAAGTCATAATACTCACAGCGGGTTTACGACTCATAAAGTTGGGGAATCTATCCATAAAACTAATAGGATGTGAAGGTATCGAGGACAAAAAAGCCTCAGAAAGTCTCATTAGGACTTCCATCTCGCTGGAGATGAGTCCCACTTGTAGAGCTAGCTCCGGAGTGTTCAACATCGGATTTGGTGATATCCTGATGTCCATCATCAAGCTTTTCGCCAATGGAATGGCCGAGATCATTCTCGGTTCCACCATCAGAATTGACCAGGGGATGTACAGAGATGGAGGGACTCTCAGGTGTAAGATGAGGGGGGTCTGGTGCTGGTGGGATGGTGTCAACATTGCGACCAAGAGATATGGCAGCAGGACGATGAGTCCTTTTGTGTGCGTTGTGAGGATTTTGCGGGACAAACTTCTTTTTGAGAATAATATCTTTAGATATGGaagttttatgtgattttttataTAAGGAATTAGAATGGGAATTGTTAGGGAATTTTTTTGGGATTATGGGAATATTAGGGTTAATACTTCCCAAGGGAGTGTGGGAAACTTTGGACGAGGATTTTGGTAAAGAAACCTGAGTTGTAGGTATACTAGGAGTAATCTTTTCCTTGATTATGTTAAAGCCTGAAGGATTTGATTTTGAGGGAATATTAGATTGCTTTTCCATAATTTTAGGAATCCAAATCCtactttcccctacattacgatTCTGCAAGATATTACGGCGAGTATTTTGGTTAAGATCACTAATTGATATATCATTCAGAGCTATAGGGCTATCCTCTAACTCTTGCTCTATGACCCGACCCGTTTGTCCTTTATCAACCAGTTCACTTAACACCCGTACCTCAACTAAGGAATTATCCTCCATCATGTTGTTCACGTCACCTTCACCTGTTACCTCATCATCCAAGGCAGCAAATCTCGACCCCATAGCTTGTGCAGGTTTTTTTAAAACCTGAACATTCTGTAAAACAGGGGCATTATCCTCTGTTTTCTTGTCTTTGTCAACCCGAGTCGTTTCGTCTCACGGGTTTTTTTCACATGCATCCATGAACCATACGTCTCCTTAGTCTTCTCTTGAATGACAGGTTCATTACTGTGCCAGTTAGACATGTCCTGCGCTTGCTGAGGACGAATGCCATTATCTCCCTGATCACCCATCTGTTCACTTGGATATAAAGGGCACTTAGTATCCATATGACCCAATTTGCCACATTTATAACAAATAAGTCTTAATCCCTCATACTGGACTATCCAAACCCTGCCATTTAGTCTGAATTTCGAAAGCAGAGGTTTCGATAAATCCACTTCTACactcatctttataaattgacCCCTCTCCGCATTAGCCGTGGGTGTGTCAATTCTGATTACTTTTCCAATCTTGCTACCAATCTTTTTAAGGATATCCTCATGATAGTATTCCACAGACAGTTTGGGAATTCGGATCCAAGTAGTTAGGAACCTGATTGGTTCATCCGTCCCAATAAAATTTGGAACCCATTTCCTAATTGTGAGATAATGATCTCCGATCATCCGTGGCCCCTGTGTGAGTACAAAATCATAGTCTTCCCTACATGTAAACCGCGCAACATAGTACGAGCAACCGACATCAGTAAGAATCAGACCTCCTTTAAGGGCCCATTTCTTCTTAATTTGTCGAAGAAGGGAGAAATAATCGATATTTTTGTCAAACATTTTAATAATTAGGGAGTCTTTCCATTGTCGCCTAATCATCATTTTCTCCTCCTTCGTTAAGAGAATGGTGGGGCAAGTAATATCGTTAGCCATTTCTTGGTCTTCAACATCATCATCTGAAACATCATCATAAATGATATTGTTTGTGATGTTAAAACCTGCTTCCCTATTAATGGCGAACGATGGTGACACACCATTGTTCAAAGTGGCCAGATATGAGGGTTTGGGATTGGAGGTTTGGGAAGCAAAACCTCCCAAACTATCCGGCACCATTGATTCCATCGTGTTGACAGACAGAGTACCTGGCGGGTTCTCATCATGCTGATGCATTTTGAATTTCTTAGTTGAGCGGGCATCCGGATCGTTTTCGAGATCTGGAGAAAGAGAAGGGTTTTTTTGAGAGAGCATTAGGGTTTTCAGACATAAATGTTTAATTACTTAATTAACAAATTGCTATGTTTTACATCAATTACCCAATCCGTCTGAATCATTTATTAGTTCTTTGGGAagcgtattttaatcaaaggtatgatggtgtctgattaaaggaaTCAATACAAAATAGTGAATTGATTAATAGATGAATCATCAATTAAAGCAGCAGTCTTGTAATTCAAAGGAATTCATAAACAAAAGATTAAAGTTCAAGTTTATAAGCTCGCGATTCATGCACAAATAAAggggagaaaagagagaaaaatagAAAGTGTAACAccgaaattttatattttggtatCTATTTATTTTAACAAAAGTCTTAGACATCTACAACTATAAATACAGCTGCAATATCTAGGGTTAGAAAGGGAGCAGATGGATTAGGTCTCAaacgattgcgcatagcttagtatctcctccataagtcaataccctatccttagtcctccgtaggtacttgaggatgtttttaacagctatccagtgtgtttcacctggattcttttggtaccgactcgtcatactcaatgcatatgccacgtctggacatgtgcatatcatggcatacatgattgatcctattgcagatgcataaggaacacgactcatgcgctcaattccttcaggcgtcgtgggtgactgagacttgctcaactgcatcccagacgtcattggaaggttccccttcttggagttggtcatgctgaacctctcaaaaatcttatccaaataagactcctgactaagtgataacgtccgtcgtgatctatctcggtagatacggattcccaatatgcgttgtgcctcacccagatctttcatctggaaatggttcttcaaccatcctttaaccgaagataggagaggaatgtcattcacaatcaagagtatatcatcgacatacaatatcaagaaaacaatattgctcccactcgacttgatatataagcatggttcctcgaccgatcgagtgaaaccatactcttttatcacctggtcgaaatgatgattccaactccgagaagcttgcttaagtccataaatggaacgcttaagcttgcatactttcttaggatgttcaggatctatgaaaccttcgggttgcaccatgtacaactcttcctccaaataaccgtttaagaaggcggttttcacattcatttgccaaatttcatagtcatgaaaagcgacaatcgctaagattatccgaatggaacgtagcatgactacaggtgcaaaaatttcattataatgcaatccgtgcacttgggtgaaaccttttgccactagtcgtgccttataggtatctggttgcgtctacagaatgctttattttgtaaagccatttgcactgtagaggttttaccttattaggtaaatcaactatatcccatacgtcattctcatacatgaagtccatctcggattgcatggcttcgagccatagctttgagtcggaacaggccatagcacctttataggtagcgggttcattactctctaggagcaaaacgtcattctcctcgaccataccaatgtatctgtccggaggattagagactctacccgacctcctaggttcctcaggaatattaaccggatcatcagttggaggaacaacttcctctatctgttcctcggttgttggttctggaatctccgacagctcgaaggttcgattacttgtcttgttctcgagaaattctttctctaagaacgtcgcactagccgcaacaaaaactcgatgttcggtaggcgaatagaagtaatgaccaaacattccttttggataaccaataaagtatgtcttgaccgatcgcgggccgagcttatcctcgtgtctccacttgacataagccttgcagccccaaacccgaataaaggacaagttggggaccgttcccctccacatttcatatggagtcttgtcgacgactttagtcggacttcggttaagtataagagcaagcGGTGacaaaaagagcaaaaccccataatgaatcaggtactaccgtgtgactcatcatggatcgaaccatatcaagcaaggttcgatttctctgttcggacacaccattcaattgaggtgttccaggtggagttaactgtaaaacgattccacagtctttaaggttgtaataccccgtattttaatgatgagttatgagaatagtttatgtaatttattaattaattaaaggcatttctaataatgaatta
Protein-coding sequences here:
- the LOC141617879 gene encoding uncharacterized protein LOC141617879 gives rise to the protein MTWNVQGAGNPAVLTMLKELIRVNDPQVLALLEPHISGDTAQRVCDRINFSGKTRVEAEGFSGGIWLFWRAELVTVTPIIHHPQHITVEISRRGETPWYFSAIYAQPDSVKKEELWRDLEAFARSHDKPWMAMGDFNDTRYLHERNGDGNTMRRRCHKFNSWLEDNNWMNLDYSGPDHTWMRGHSNSTRKWARLDRAICNSSW